Proteins co-encoded in one Sander vitreus isolate 19-12246 chromosome 9, sanVit1, whole genome shotgun sequence genomic window:
- the slc1a6 gene encoding excitatory amino acid transporter 4 isoform X2 — MNEKPPNSASLFLNEDVDKPPLPERGDLRRRLHRAMDRRASSMKERMSSISRDSIKGFLKRNLFVLFTVAAVALGVILGFALRPHNLSLREIKYFAFPGELLMRMLQMLVLPLIVSSLVTGISSLDSKASGKMGMRAVVYYMVTTLIAVFIGIVIVMIIRPGKGSRDSPVANSGNIEPVQAADAFLDLIRNMFPPNLVEACFKQYKTVYKKTVHTRNVTVALNLTDSLNVAESNLSINLSRVLHTIQETVEETVPVSGSSSGVNALGLVVFSMCFGLVIGNMKQQGQPLRDFFDCLNEAIMRLVSIIIWYAPVGILFLIAGKIVEMKNLAEVGGQLGMYTVSVIVGLLIHGLVVLPLLYFLVTRRNPYSFIGGLLQALITALGTSSSSATLPITFRCLEENNRVDKRVTRFILPVGATINMDGTALYEAVAAIFIAQVNDMDLNFGQILTISITATAASIGAAGIPQAGLVTMVIVLTSVGLPTEDITLIIAVDWFLDRLRTTTNVLGDSLGAGIVEHLSRGELQSQDAEVRNSVIEENEKPYQLICQENDSLNHHNNETTM; from the exons ATGAATGAGAAGCCCCCCAACAGTGCTAGTCTTTTCCTAAACGAGGACGTGGATAAACCCCCCCTTCCAGAGAGAGGAGACTTGAGGAGACGCCTACACAGGGCCATGGACAGGAGAGCCAGCAGCATGAAGGAGAGGATGAGCTCCATCAGTCGGGACAGCATCAAAGGTTTCCTCAAGAGGAACCTGTTTGTTCTGTTCACTGTTGCCGCTGTGGCTCTGG GTGTAATCCTGGGCTTTGCTCTACGCCCCCACAACCTGTCCCTGAGGGAGATCAAGTACTTTGCCTTTCCAGGGGAGCTACTAATGAGAATGCTACAGATGCTGGTGCTGCCTCTCATCGTCTCCAGTCTGGTCACAG GTATTTCCTCCTTGGACAGCAAAGCATCAGGTAAGATGGGTATGCGTGCAGTGGTCTACTACATGGTGACCACCCTGATTGCCGTGTTCATTGGTATTGTCATCGTGATGATCATCCGGCCGGGGAAAGGCAGCAGGGACAGTCCTGTGGCCAACAGTGGAAACATAGAGCCGGTTCAGGCTGCTGATGCTTTCTTGGATCTCATCAG gAACATGTTTCCCCCCAATCTGGTAGAGGCTTGTTTCAAGCAG TATAAAACTGTGTACAAGAAGACTGTGCACACAAGGAACGTGACAGTGGCTCTGAACCTCACCGACTCTCTAAACGTGGCCGAGTCTAACCTGAGCATAAACCTCAGCAGGGTGCTGCACACCATACAG GAGACAGTGGAGGAGACTGTCCCTGTGTCCGGGTCCTCCAGTGGAGTGAACGCTCTGGGTTTAGTGGTTTTCTCCATGTGCTTCGGTCTGGTCATTGGCAACATGAAGCAGCAGGGCCAGCCCCTCAGGGACTTCTTTGACTGCCTGAATGAAGCCATCATGAGGCTGGTGTCCATCATCATCTG GTATGCTCCTGTCGGCATCCTGTTCCTGATTgcgggaaagattgtggagatGAAGAATCTGGCAGAGGTGGGCGGCCAGCTGGGGATGTACACCGTGTCGGTCATTGTGGGTCTCCTCATCCACGGCCTTGTTGTCCTGCCACTGCTCTACTTCCTAGTGACCAGGAGGAATCCCTACAGCTTCATTGGTGGCCTGCTGCAGGCACTCATCACTGCTCTGGGAACCTCATCTAG CTCTGCCACCCTGCCCATCACTTTCCGTTGTCTGGAGGAGAACAACCGTGTGGATAAACGAGTGACACGTTTCATCCTCCCTGTGGGTGCCACCATTAACATGGATGGCACCGCCCTCTATGAGGCTGTGGCAGCCATCTTTATTGCCCAAGTCAATGACATGGACCTAAACTTTGGGCAGATTCTCACCATCAG TATCACAGCAACGGCTGCCAGCATCGGAGCAGCAGGCATCCCTCAGGCTGGCCTGGTTACCATGGTGATCGTATTGACATCGGTGGGACTGCCCACAGAGGACATAACACTGATCATCGCTGTGGATTGGTTCTT GGACCGCTTGCGGACCACCACCAATGTGCTGGGTGACTCGCTTGGGGCTGGCATCGTGGAGCACCTTTCCCGTGGAGAGCTGCAGAGTCAGGATGCTGAGGTGCGCAACTCGGTTATCGAGGAGAATGAGAAGCCCTACCAGCTTATCTGTCAGGAAAACGATTCACTCAACCACCACAACAATGAGACCACAATGTGA
- the slc1a6 gene encoding excitatory amino acid transporter 4 isoform X1 — translation MTNNQQQDNSIYKLSTKISHETCLLDQVLELIMNEKPPNSASLFLNEDVDKPPLPERGDLRRRLHRAMDRRASSMKERMSSISRDSIKGFLKRNLFVLFTVAAVALGVILGFALRPHNLSLREIKYFAFPGELLMRMLQMLVLPLIVSSLVTGISSLDSKASGKMGMRAVVYYMVTTLIAVFIGIVIVMIIRPGKGSRDSPVANSGNIEPVQAADAFLDLIRNMFPPNLVEACFKQYKTVYKKTVHTRNVTVALNLTDSLNVAESNLSINLSRVLHTIQETVEETVPVSGSSSGVNALGLVVFSMCFGLVIGNMKQQGQPLRDFFDCLNEAIMRLVSIIIWYAPVGILFLIAGKIVEMKNLAEVGGQLGMYTVSVIVGLLIHGLVVLPLLYFLVTRRNPYSFIGGLLQALITALGTSSSSATLPITFRCLEENNRVDKRVTRFILPVGATINMDGTALYEAVAAIFIAQVNDMDLNFGQILTISITATAASIGAAGIPQAGLVTMVIVLTSVGLPTEDITLIIAVDWFLDRLRTTTNVLGDSLGAGIVEHLSRGELQSQDAEVRNSVIEENEKPYQLICQENDSLNHHNNETTM, via the exons ATGACCAACAACCAACAACAGGACAACTCTATATATAAACTTagtacaaaaa TTTCCCACGAGACCTGCCTCCTGGACCAGGTGCTGGAGCTGATTATGAATGAGAAGCCCCCCAACAGTGCTAGTCTTTTCCTAAACGAGGACGTGGATAAACCCCCCCTTCCAGAGAGAGGAGACTTGAGGAGACGCCTACACAGGGCCATGGACAGGAGAGCCAGCAGCATGAAGGAGAGGATGAGCTCCATCAGTCGGGACAGCATCAAAGGTTTCCTCAAGAGGAACCTGTTTGTTCTGTTCACTGTTGCCGCTGTGGCTCTGG GTGTAATCCTGGGCTTTGCTCTACGCCCCCACAACCTGTCCCTGAGGGAGATCAAGTACTTTGCCTTTCCAGGGGAGCTACTAATGAGAATGCTACAGATGCTGGTGCTGCCTCTCATCGTCTCCAGTCTGGTCACAG GTATTTCCTCCTTGGACAGCAAAGCATCAGGTAAGATGGGTATGCGTGCAGTGGTCTACTACATGGTGACCACCCTGATTGCCGTGTTCATTGGTATTGTCATCGTGATGATCATCCGGCCGGGGAAAGGCAGCAGGGACAGTCCTGTGGCCAACAGTGGAAACATAGAGCCGGTTCAGGCTGCTGATGCTTTCTTGGATCTCATCAG gAACATGTTTCCCCCCAATCTGGTAGAGGCTTGTTTCAAGCAG TATAAAACTGTGTACAAGAAGACTGTGCACACAAGGAACGTGACAGTGGCTCTGAACCTCACCGACTCTCTAAACGTGGCCGAGTCTAACCTGAGCATAAACCTCAGCAGGGTGCTGCACACCATACAG GAGACAGTGGAGGAGACTGTCCCTGTGTCCGGGTCCTCCAGTGGAGTGAACGCTCTGGGTTTAGTGGTTTTCTCCATGTGCTTCGGTCTGGTCATTGGCAACATGAAGCAGCAGGGCCAGCCCCTCAGGGACTTCTTTGACTGCCTGAATGAAGCCATCATGAGGCTGGTGTCCATCATCATCTG GTATGCTCCTGTCGGCATCCTGTTCCTGATTgcgggaaagattgtggagatGAAGAATCTGGCAGAGGTGGGCGGCCAGCTGGGGATGTACACCGTGTCGGTCATTGTGGGTCTCCTCATCCACGGCCTTGTTGTCCTGCCACTGCTCTACTTCCTAGTGACCAGGAGGAATCCCTACAGCTTCATTGGTGGCCTGCTGCAGGCACTCATCACTGCTCTGGGAACCTCATCTAG CTCTGCCACCCTGCCCATCACTTTCCGTTGTCTGGAGGAGAACAACCGTGTGGATAAACGAGTGACACGTTTCATCCTCCCTGTGGGTGCCACCATTAACATGGATGGCACCGCCCTCTATGAGGCTGTGGCAGCCATCTTTATTGCCCAAGTCAATGACATGGACCTAAACTTTGGGCAGATTCTCACCATCAG TATCACAGCAACGGCTGCCAGCATCGGAGCAGCAGGCATCCCTCAGGCTGGCCTGGTTACCATGGTGATCGTATTGACATCGGTGGGACTGCCCACAGAGGACATAACACTGATCATCGCTGTGGATTGGTTCTT GGACCGCTTGCGGACCACCACCAATGTGCTGGGTGACTCGCTTGGGGCTGGCATCGTGGAGCACCTTTCCCGTGGAGAGCTGCAGAGTCAGGATGCTGAGGTGCGCAACTCGGTTATCGAGGAGAATGAGAAGCCCTACCAGCTTATCTGTCAGGAAAACGATTCACTCAACCACCACAACAATGAGACCACAATGTGA
- the ccl44 gene encoding chemokine (C-C motif) ligand 44, with amino-acid sequence MFMLQMLTVIFLTVILLASVEGKGVQMQRDVQCCMLYSQGKVRTKDVLRFEVQTEGPDCSIQAIILYTKKAVKCADPRDRKVKRLLRKLLQRQRAKAHRTMWLLPHGNLPVMSEDKKDNWAVLNVE; translated from the exons ATGTTCATGCTGCAGATGTTGACTGTTATCTTTCTGACTGTTATTCTCCTGGCATCTGTGGAAG GTAAAGGCGTGCAGATGCAAAGGGATGTCCAGTGCTGCATGTTGTACTCCCAGGGCAAGGTGCGTACCAAAGATGTGTTGCGGTTTGAGGTGCAGACGGAGGGGCCCGACTGCAGTATACAAGCCATCAT TCTTTACACGAAGAAGGCAGTGAAGTGTGCAGACCCCAGAGACCGGAAGGTGAAGAGGTTGCTGAGAAAGctcctgcagagacagagagccaaGGCCCACCGAACCATGTGGCTCCTTCCTCATGGCAACCTGCCTGTCATGTCAGAG GACAAGAAAGATAACTGGGCGGTTCTCAATGTGGAGTGA